From Pseudoramibacter sp.:
GGTGGTGGCGAAGATCATCGATGTGGGGATTGCCCAGAACAACCATCCCTATATTTACAAGATGGTGGGTTTGATGTTCATCCTGGCAGGCGCTGGACTGGCCAGCAGTATCACAGCGCAATTTTTTGCCGCGCGCTCCAGCGTCGGCTGCGTGACCGATATGCGCCAGGGACTGTTTGACCACATTCAGAAGTTTTCCTACAGCGAACTGGATCAAGTCGGAACGGATACGTTAATTACACGTTTGACCAGCGATATGCAGCAGGTGCAGAACGGCCTGAACATGGCGCTGAGGCTGCTTTTAAGAAGCCCGATCATCGTGCTGGGGTCGATGGTGATGGCCTTTACCATCGATGTCAAATGTGCCCTCGTTTTTGTCGTGGCCATTCCGATTTTGAGCCTTGTGGTGTTTCTCATCATGCGCACTTCTATTCCGATGTTCCGGAATCTTCAGAAAAAATTGGATATCCTTTTGGGCAATACTCGGGAAAATCTCACCGGGGTTCGTGTGGTGCGCGCCTTTGGACGCGAAGGAGATGCGGTCAGAGAATTTGATCAGAACAACAGCGACATGACCCGCTATGCTGAAAGGGTTGGCCGTTTGTCGGCGCTGCTCAATCCGCTGACCTACGCCATTGTAAATATGGCGACGATCGTCCTGATTCAGGTCGGGGCGCTTCGGGTTAACCTTGGCGTCATTCAGCAGGGACAGGTCGTGGCACTGTACAATTACATGGCCCAGATGATCATCGAACTCATCAAATTTGCGCAGTTGTTGGTGCTCATCAACCGCTCCATCGCCTGTGCAGAACGGATACAGGGCGTCTTTGACATCCAGCCGAGCATGGCCTTCCCGGATAAAAAGGAATCTGTTTTTAAAAATCCGCAGTCAGATACGGCGGTTGTTTTCGATCATGTGACCTTTACCTACGAAAGCGGCGGGGCTCCGGCCTTGGAAGATATCAGTTTTCAAGTGAAGAAAGGTCAGACGATTGGCATTATCGGCGGCACCGGATCGGGAAAATCCACATTGGTGAATCTTATTCCGCGGTTTTACGATGCGACTGAAGGTAAAGTCAGTGTCTTCGGCCAGAACGTGCGGGATTATCCCGAAGGAAAACTCAACGCGCAGATTGGCTATGTGCCGCAGCGGGTCACCTTGTTTCAGGGTTCGGTTTCGGATAATTTAAGCTGGGGGAAAGAAAATGCCAGCGAAGCTGAAATGAATCAGGCCTTGGCGACGGCTCAGGTGAAAGATGTCATAGATCAGAAAGCAGGCGGCCTGAAGTTTAAGCTTCAGCAAAACGGCCGGAATCTTTCAGGCGGGCAGCGCCAGCGGCTGACCATTGCCCGGGCGCTTGTGAGAAATCCTGAAATTCTCATCATGGACGACAGCGCCAGTGCCCTCGATTTTGCGACCGATGCGGCACTGCGCCGCGCCATTCATCAGCTGCATCACAACATGACGGTCTTTATCGTGTCTCAGCGGACGGCCAGTGTCATGGATGCCGATCAGATTTTGGTGCTCGATGAAGGCAAATTGGTCGGTCAGGGCACCCACGATGAACTGCTGGCTCAAAACCGCATTTATCAGGAAATTTATTATTCTCAGTTTCCCAAGGAAGAACAGACAGGGGGTGAAGAAGCATGAAAAAAATGAAGATGGATCAACAGAGCAAAAAAACCCTGAAAGAAGTGCTGGGCTATGTCTTTAACTACAAGGGACTGTTAATCATTTCTCTGGCGACAGCAGCGTTAAGCGTCGTGCTTCAGCTTTACGTTCCCATTTTGTTCGGCAGAATGATTGACGGCATTGTAGGCAAGGGGCACGTTCAATTTACCCTGATTGGGAAGATCGGCATCCGCATCGCAGTGGCGATTATTATCGCAAGTGTGGCGACCTGGATCATGAACCTGGTCAATAACCGCCTGTCTTACTGGGTGGTGCGGGACCTGCGCGCCCAGGTCATCCGGAAAATACAAAATCTTTCCCTGGCTTATTTGGACAATCACCCCTCCGGTGATATTGTCAGCCGGGTCATCACCGATGTGGACCAGCTTTCAGACGGGCTGCTCCTCGGGCTGACCCAGCTTTTCTCAGGCATTGTCATGATCGGCGTGACCATCGGCTTTATGATCAGCATCAACATTCCCATTACCCTTTTTGTTGTGGCCATGACGCCGGTG
This genomic window contains:
- a CDS encoding ABC transporter ATP-binding protein produces the protein MKKLFEYLKDYRRDAVMAPTFKLLEAFFDLLVPLVVAKIIDVGIAQNNHPYIYKMVGLMFILAGAGLASSITAQFFAARSSVGCVTDMRQGLFDHIQKFSYSELDQVGTDTLITRLTSDMQQVQNGLNMALRLLLRSPIIVLGSMVMAFTIDVKCALVFVVAIPILSLVVFLIMRTSIPMFRNLQKKLDILLGNTRENLTGVRVVRAFGREGDAVREFDQNNSDMTRYAERVGRLSALLNPLTYAIVNMATIVLIQVGALRVNLGVIQQGQVVALYNYMAQMIIELIKFAQLLVLINRSIACAERIQGVFDIQPSMAFPDKKESVFKNPQSDTAVVFDHVTFTYESGGAPALEDISFQVKKGQTIGIIGGTGSGKSTLVNLIPRFYDATEGKVSVFGQNVRDYPEGKLNAQIGYVPQRVTLFQGSVSDNLSWGKENASEAEMNQALATAQVKDVIDQKAGGLKFKLQQNGRNLSGGQRQRLTIARALVRNPEILIMDDSASALDFATDAALRRAIHQLHHNMTVFIVSQRTASVMDADQILVLDEGKLVGQGTHDELLAQNRIYQEIYYSQFPKEEQTGGEEA